The following are encoded in a window of Falco biarmicus isolate bFalBia1 chromosome 8, bFalBia1.pri, whole genome shotgun sequence genomic DNA:
- the CD28 gene encoding T-cell-specific surface glycoprotein CD28: MLLGILVVLCFIPTADVTENKILVAQHPFLTVANKTATLVCNYTYNGTGKEFRASLHKGTNSAVEVCFISWNTTKISSNSNKEFNCEGIHDKDKVIFNLWNMNANQTDIYFCKIEAMYPPPYVYNEKSNGTVIHVKETPIQTQEPQSEMSLWIMVAVAGVLTFYSMLITTVFINHWQKSKKNMYHQSDYMNMTPRHPPYQKNKGYPPYAPTRDYTAYRSWQP; the protein is encoded by the exons ATGCTGCTGGGGATCCTCGTGGTGCTCTGCTTCATCCCCACTGCTGATGTAACAG aaaacaagattttagTGGCTCAGCATCCTTTCCTCACCGTAGCTAACAAAACTGCAACTCTAGTCTGCAACTACACATACAATGGAACAGGGAAGGAATTTCGAGCTTCACTGCACAAAGGAACAAACAGTGCAGTTGaagtttgctttatttcatgGAACACAACCAAAATTAGCAGTAATTCAAATAAAGAATTCAACTGCGAGGGGATTCATGATAAAGACAAAGTAATCTTCAATCTCTGGAATATGAATGCCAACCAGACTGACATCTACTTCTGCAAAATAGAGGCCATGTATCCACCCCCATATGTCTACAATGAGAAGAGCAATGGAACCGTCATTCACGTGAAAG aaacACCCATCCAAACACAAGAGCCTCAGTCTGAAATGTCATTGTGGATTATGGTGGCAGTGGCTGGAGTTCTTACTTTCTACAGTATGCTAATAACCACAGTTTTTATTAACCACTGG CAAAAATCCAAAAAGAATATGTACCATCAGAGTGACTACATGAACATGACTCCCCGGCATCCACCATACCAGAAGAACAAGGGTTACCCACCCTATGCACCAACACGAGACTACACTGCATATCGGTCCTGGCAGCCGTGA